The Mytilus edulis chromosome 5, xbMytEdul2.2, whole genome shotgun sequence genomic interval GAATAACCTTGAAAATTGGGTAAAGAGGAATATCAACAGTTCGAACATTACAAACAGCCTTTACCATCTATTTAGGCAAGTATTGGGTAAAGGCACacaatttttacagaaaaaaaagcaaaaacggCGAAAATGTGTCCGGGGCGAATATGCGCCACCCACTCTACCCTGTTCCACAAATGAACACCTGATTGCTGCAAGGACCGTGATATATGTGCACAATTCAAATTACATCTATGACTTCCTTTCACTGCAGCAAATATAGATTAGAAAAAAAGAGAAGGTATGATTTTTAGAAAAGTACATATAAGTTATTAGCAAAATTTAAATGTTGATTACATACTTTGAAGAAGGTTTGTTGTTTTGCGTTTCATGGGTTATAAATTTGTACAGCTATTACATGACAGGTTTATTCAGTTAAATATAACAATTACGCAATACATAGACCAGTAAATGCCAAGAAAAAATGTAAAGCACAACCGTTACTAGAAGAGTTCCTGAGGAAAGTAAATCCAGATAAGCGCATTGGACGTGTTTTATTAAtcaagtgttgttttcatttttcttttatgtaAAGTGCGACTATAATTGGTTTCATACAACTTTTAATATTCTGTGATTCACAGGGCAAATACGCACCAAAATGTATCTACTACTTCATTTTAATTGAACAACATGTaatcatcgacaaaatatttcttGAATATCAAAACTAAGAAACACACAACCTACGTAAACAGGCCATACTTACTGTGACATTTTTCCAAGGAACATAgttttttctcaatatcacaacCAAAACAACCATTTCCATCCCCAGAAGAAGGAGGGTTGTCACATCGTCTTTTTCGTATTCCTAGTCCTTTACCACAGGTAACAGAACATGTAACAGACGACCACGGGCCCCAATGTCCATCaactatgataaataaaaaagtatacagaattttttttacttACGTCTTGCATAGCAGAGAATCAGCAAATACACATTTTAAAGTTTATGATTTGATCAGGTAGGAATCTTGCACTTCAGCTTTTGCATGGGAGTTTATCATGCTCACCTAAAACCACAGAACCAAACGAGGAAATTCTTACATATTTTAGAAACGGTCAATAATTTTAGAAATACACATTAATGTTTCAGTACAGCTAGAAACAAAATGAGTCTTCTTATCTCAATACGTTATAGTGACAAATGAATTTATTACATATTCGGAATATATTGACCAAAATCGTGAACGCATTGATGACGGACACAAATGAGACATACATTTTGCTgttgttgacaattttttttttgcgttaGCCAGTGTAGTAGTTTTGTTGTGGATACTCTAATCAATTAACTTAACATCGAAACATATCAATACTGtggtaaaaaagacaaaaaataaaaatgtaagggttccgcggaacccagtgtctcgccttcttttactGTAAGACGCAGGCTCAACACAAATtggtaaacaaatatttaaaattttccacaagatactatcttttgattgtaagaagtttctgttcaagtttggtaaaattccCGGATGGTTTATGTTTTTAAAGTTATCTGGAAGAaaacaaagtccatttataaggaaTATACGGAAAATCTGCTACACAAAACCCACCAAAATCCGGTGTTAATTTCATGTGTTCCAGTAGATAGGCAGATAAACAAACGTATTAGTTAATAATGttctataaaaaaattataataaatctcAAAGTGAACAATGAAATTATATGATTGAGATGCAAATATactaatataaaacaaatacctGTACCAACCTCCATgataccatggaagtaatattgatGATACTGTACGTACCAAATTTTAAGCTAGAATTGGACCAAATGCATATAATTCCAACTGCATTGAAACCACACCTATGACTTGTGTGTTTTTTGTGTTAAAATTATCAATAGCCGTTATATCAATGAATATCAATTTTGATAATCTCGTATCgggaaaagaaacaaaaatatcgTGAACATCGGAAATCAACTATTAAAAGACATTACTTAATGGTGGTcctcgactgttgtctgctctttggtcggattgttgtctctgacacattccccatttccattctcaattttatactggtatatacaatgtttctcaagaaaaaattgtttaaaagcaCACCAGTTTAGTATAAATACAAATGGAATGTTTCTTTCTGAACTAAAAAGCAAATTTGAGgatgaattaaaaaatgtattaacacgaaatgtatttttttgttgctATTCGATAATATGTAAACTATTTACAGATGTCATGTACTATTGATTCGTTGGATTGTCAAATTAATATTGGATCTCTTTCATTTGATTATCAACAAGTATTTATCGCTTCATAACaacataataaacattttttaagaAGAGGATGACGAATTTAAAAATTTGATCCTtcacatttcaaaaaaaaaattacctgaACAATCTCCTAATTTACAAACTAGCGATTCGTTGTCAACACCTTGACAAAGTTTTCCGCCGTCAGAAGGTGAGGGGTTGTTGCAAGTTctatttcgatgtttaattccaTTACCGCATGTCACTGAACATGATGTTGTTGTCCACGAGCCCCACTGACCATCAACTAAGGAAATGTAAATACCAAAAAGAAAATACTTTACATACATTTGTAAAACCTTGCAATATATGTAATGTCTACGAGACAACATTCCTTAACCAtcgtttcattttattattttaattacagtttaattcatattttcaacAGGTTGCAAAAATAAAGTTGTACATTCAAAATTTCTAAAACGTTAATTGTGTGACAACATAAGTTCAAAAACATTTGGAAGCTTGAAGTGAATATAACGTAACAACGAGGATAACGATGCATCTTGTTTCACACTATAAGAAGGAGCACTTACTCGTCTGAGAAAGTGTGCACTAGTAATGTTTAAGTATTAGATAcaatacaaaggtaacaaagaaacaggccggtaacaaccgttgccggatagtttttctgcacgagtagtcaggtcaaggtccgaGGCGCTATCCgaggaccttgacctgactacaaGTGCAGACAAACTATACGGCAGTTTGTTACCTGCCTGTttcttttctcattttttttatatgtctctgatagtaTATCAGGATTGATCAGGATTTAACACGTTTCACTATATGATCCAATCACAGCTTACCGTTCAAAATTGATGACAATAGTtgaatgattttttcttcacGATTTGCTGCATATTTGAACATGTATTATACGGACACTTTTTATTTATAGGATCAATCGTGCATTGGTGAGTTGATAgggattttatcttttgattagattggatttttgtatatatatttcctgtcttttttattgaaataaacgTTGGTACCAGCATTTCTTTACTTTCAGCATACTATTCATGTCCATATATTAAAGGGGAATAAACACTTACGGACCGACCATTTATCTTCAAAAGGGGGTATGGTATCTTCTTTTCTGAGTaagaacattatttattttttcaacgcTATCACCcaactattttcattttttttttcgaaattagACGATTTTAATATACGGTATACGGAAAATCAGGAATCAGAACATtattttgtcatctgcttgaccacaatatattttttctcataaaattggggatcaaaatattttttagaaaaaagacataccccccttttttaaagttaaatggtcaATCCCTTAGTGTACAGATATGAATATGAATTTACtggaattgtttgaaatatagtTATTGGTGCTCACGACTTAcgtaaatattttaataaaaaaagacaggaaatatgtcggtgaaacaaaaaaattaaatctaattgaaatttaaagtgcccatgaactcactgatcatgcacgagtgattctattcataaaaagtgtccgtgtaacaactaaaaagtgtccgtgtatcatctaaaaagtgtccgtgtaacacccgttaatttactgtttttctatagctctacTGGGGGTAAAGTCGTAAAAAATATCTCAACTGCCAGGTACTGCTTAGGAATCCGAGTTGTTACTTAAGTTCATGTAGTTCTTCTTGAATATTTTATTATGACTTTCGTCGGTAAAGAATATACGTTTGTAGTTCACATTACCATAGCGGACATTGCATGAATCATTTTCACGCCGACTTTCTGTATTGTCTTCGGTCGTTTGTCGTTTGTGTTTTGGAAATGGCTTGTATAAAATGCTTTTTGTAGTCTTTAAATGTACGTATTGAAGTCAATAATATTgcaattattgcttttaaaatcACAGTGAGTCATTAAAAAAGAGTATATATTAAAAATCCTACCTGGAATCGGACAAATCGATATGTTAAACTTGTTGAGAGATCTGCTCAAATTCAAATATTGGCAGTGTCCTTGAAAATCGGTTAATTTGGTTTGGCGGGCTGCCCATTTAAAGAAGTCGATTATTTTACAACACTCCAATGGGTTGTTTTGTAAATATCTAAAACGTAAAATATTTATACACTATTATTTCAttctttcttcttttcttcttctttcgGTTATGAAATTCGCATTAATGAAAATCACATTACgaaaattatatatttagatTCAGTAATAACACTAAAAGTGTTTGACGgcgctttattttttttttttttttttttttatcagaaacgctaaaaaaaaaaaccaaagccaACAACGAATAAATACCTGGGAGGCAATTTGAGGGACCTTGTAAAAATAGCCAAAACATCTAAGGTCAGCTTTGCCTGATCGAATTGGGTGTTGATTTGTGTATGCTCCAATCAGTAGTTATTTTTTTAGGGGTTTCAGTGTGAAGAAaaacattgtcataattatgAATGATTAGTATATCGAAAATAGCGATACTACAGGAAAGAACGACGAAATGACAACAGTGAAATCTGGACATTTTTAATCATTTCTTAAGCTCTTTTTTGTTAACAATCATTATGGTAAGTCTATAATACGTACATGGATTCTAAATTTGTCATATTCCTAAATATATTGGGTGATATTGTAGTAAAGGCATTGTCGGATAAATCTCTGAAATGAAATCATTAAAAACATTGAAATACAACAGTCATgactaaatatttaaaatattataatataattttagGCAAAGACTATATATTCGGGTGCAACTGCATTGAAATATTGAAGGTGTTATTTAGGAAGCACAGATTTTTTCGGAGATTCAATCAATTTAAAGTCCATAACTTATATGAAGAGACAAATACCTTACAAGAATTTTTCTCTCTAAAAAGTGCGATGCATCAAAATTCCGTCATAAAAACATTGTttgaatatgatattttattgcttttatcttttaattttcgACGGTTTAAAATAAGTGCGCATCTTGTTTACACAGCATTCCGAGACTCCAAAGGCCGTATCTCAAAAAACGAAGTTCGTCCCGTCGTCTTTTAGGTCAGTAACAACAATGctacaagtttaaaaaaaagcaatattaTACCCTCgattttatcatacattttttttttatatataaacaataaaaaggtgatatttgtaaaacagtttgtaaaaaaaGCCACCGTTCATTTTATTTCTTCTATTTTAACCTGTTGATAGATCCGtgtaataatattattaaaactaaccagatgctccgcagggcgcagctttatacgaccgcaaaggttgaaccctgaacagttggggcaagtatggacacagcattcaagctggattcagctctaaatttggattgtgattaaatagttgacacagcataggtttctgacacagaatgaatgtggtctaatgaacttaatttttttttgtgcctttgagcaattcactatgctgttttatatttaatcctctcaaaaaaatgtttgaagaaattttctttttatttatgaaatctgaaatgaaaaaacaatgaattggagtttgcaacaataactactcatttaaatacatcataaaatattaaaatgtaaaaaaaaaatgcttgtaatcactgaatggtaaagattatttttatttattagttggtagtaaaagggaatatacattgtatattgtttaaaacaatGATTTCAGTGGATTcaattactattctggacaaagaaagataactccgattttcaaagaatatttcataaaaactgtgcaattgaaaatttcttgctattgcgcaatatggtgcaattagatatttcttgctattgcgcaatactgtgcaattgaagatttcttgctattgcacaatactgtgcaattgaagatttcttgctattgcgcaatactgtgcaattgataatttcttgctattgtacaatactgtgcaattgaagatttcttgctattgcacaatacttaatataataatgttggaccccgatttggaccaacttgaaaactgggccaataatcaaaaatctaagtacatgtttagattcagcatatcaaagaaccacaagaattcaatttttgttaaaatcaagctagtaagtttaattttgatccttttggaccttaatgtagacctatttgaaaacaggaccagaaattaagaatctgaatacacggttagaattggcatttcaaagaaccccaataattcattttttaatgaaatcaaacaaagtttaattttggccccttttggcccctaattcgttgggaccaaaactcccaaaatcaatccaaaccttccttttgtggtcataaaccttgtgttaaaatttcatagatttctataaactaatactattttttatttttagttattgtgcaaaaaccaagaaaaaatgcttatttgggacctgttttttttaccctaattcataaactgttgggactaaaactcccaaaatcccaactttccttttgtggtcatagaccttatgttaaaatttcatagatttctgtttacttatactaaagttattgtgcgaaaaccaagaaaaatgcttatttgggcccaaaacacccaaaatcaatcccaacctttcgtTTTATGGTCATAacccttgtgtttaaatttcatagatttctatttacttttactaaagttagagtgcgaaaaacaaatgtcttcggacgacgacgacgccaacatgataccaatatacgacacaaaattttcaatttttgtggtcgtataaaactATATCTCTGACATTATTTCGTATTCTTACTTATGGGGtgttttaacaaccttgactggctataaagccTTCGCACGGTCGGCTATTTTGTATTCTCAAAActacatacatatatacatgaacACTACTAATCTACAACTCTCTGTGTGTGGCTGCACGTGCTGTTCTTATCTATAAAGTCATGGATATTCAATAGCTATATATGTAGGCATGTCAAAATCACATACGCGATAATGATCAGTCATTACACATGTTATGATTTCATTAACCAGtgttaaaaagataaatataacaaCCCTGCCCCCAaattagaaatttataaaaaattcttACTAGTTAATaaaatctgtatatataaagaccaggtgctccgcagggcgcagctttatacgaccgcagaggttgaaccctgaacagttgggggcaagtatgaacacaacattcaaccttgatacagctctgaatttgggttttgatcaaatttttgacataatattagtttttgacacaaaac includes:
- the LOC139524410 gene encoding thrombospondin-1-like; the protein is MNLVEVDLADNNFSSLPVGVFSSNINLVFLDLSDNAFTTISPNIFRNMTNLESIYLQNNPLECCKIIDFFKWAARQTKLTDFQGHCQYLNLSRSLNKFNISICPIPVDGQWGSWTTTSCSVTCGNGIKHRNRTCNNPSPSDGGKLCQGVDNESLVCKLGDCSVDGHWGPWSSVTCSVTCGKGLGIRKRRCDNPPSSGDGNGCFGCDIEKKLCSLEKCHKSCNNAGKNSKSDGKWKKARRSKIISNYRFMKNSMK